A section of the Paenibacillus aurantius genome encodes:
- a CDS encoding asparaginase, which produces MANYTESGALGMGESLAIVKRGNQCESLHKGSAAVMDSRGTLLYHISDPEHVYFSRSTIKPIQAIPLLASGAAERFGFTDKEIAICCGSHDGQDMHTATIKEILKKLDLDSEALQCGIHPPYNKETANRLIREGKEPSPLHNNCSGKHTGMLAVCLHKGWDLGTYYHPDHPLQKWIASILAELSGMDPEDLIAGTDGCGLPTYAMPLSRLALAYARLSDPSSVETDEYRAVIPRIISAMTRYPSMIGGAKEFDTDMISLAQGRMICKVGAEGAYCIGLLDQGIGIAFDIDDGGTRAAYPAAVEILTQLGVLTEEERDKLEGYHKPQMTNHREEPIGAIEPVLKLQPAGEKRIRAAE; this is translated from the coding sequence ATGGCCAATTATACGGAAAGCGGGGCGTTGGGAATGGGAGAAAGCTTGGCAATCGTCAAACGAGGCAATCAATGCGAAAGCCTTCACAAAGGATCGGCAGCCGTCATGGACAGCCGGGGGACCCTGCTTTACCACATCAGTGATCCGGAGCATGTTTATTTTTCCCGTTCCACCATCAAGCCGATTCAAGCCATTCCCCTTCTGGCATCCGGCGCCGCCGAGCGGTTCGGCTTTACGGATAAGGAAATCGCCATTTGCTGCGGTTCCCACGATGGACAGGATATGCACACGGCAACCATTAAGGAAATATTGAAAAAGCTGGATTTGGACTCAGAGGCTCTCCAGTGCGGGATCCACCCCCCTTACAACAAAGAAACAGCTAACCGACTGATCCGGGAAGGCAAAGAGCCTTCTCCCCTGCATAACAACTGTTCGGGCAAGCATACCGGCATGCTGGCGGTCTGCCTACACAAAGGATGGGACCTCGGCACCTATTACCATCCGGATCATCCACTTCAGAAATGGATTGCCAGCATCCTGGCCGAGCTCTCCGGGATGGACCCGGAGGATCTCATTGCCGGGACGGATGGTTGCGGGCTTCCTACTTATGCAATGCCGTTGTCCCGGCTGGCATTGGCTTATGCCCGGTTAAGTGATCCTTCCTCCGTGGAAACGGACGAATATCGGGCGGTTATCCCGCGAATCATCTCGGCTATGACCCGCTACCCTTCTATGATCGGAGGGGCCAAGGAATTCGACACGGACATGATTAGCCTCGCTCAAGGGAGAATGATCTGCAAGGTAGGAGCGGAAGGGGCTTACTGCATCGGTTTACTGGATCAAGGAATCGGTATAGCCTTCGATATCGATGACGGGGGAACCCGGGCGGCTTATCCGGCAGCCGTCGAAATTCTCACCCAGCTTGGAGTGCTTACGGAGGAAGAGCGGGACAAGCTTGAAGGCTATCACAAGCCGCAAATGACCAACCACCGCGAGGAACCCATCGGAGCCATCGAGCCGGTCCTTAAGCTTCAGCCCGCTGGGGAGAAGCGGATTCGGGCCGCCGAATAA
- the cphA gene encoding cyanophycin synthetase, with the protein MKINRIKFWTGPNLYSFRPTIWVELDLEELEDKPSHLLPGFVDRLLHIMPTLKTHTCSLGYPGGLVERLREGTWMGHILEHMALEIQHLAGIPVKRGKTVTSERKGIYFVTFDYKEKESGLHAFHAAYELVEGLLEGKEDLDAAPYVTKTAELYYANKLGPSTEAIFEAAKARKIPVERVGKDSFLRLGTGSRQKYVQATVSSQTSYLAVENSCDKEMTKRLLEDAGLPVPEGTVVRSSRELPRTAESLGFPLVIKPLNGRQGQGVVTNIQSPEQLHSAFTQVGEEGRDYIVERYFAGEDYRFVVVGGELVAASLRIPPRVTGDGKKTIRELIEEENLNPLRGECHEKPMTRIPLDERTECYLAKNGLSLEAVPRKGEEIEVLGNANLSTGGKAIDVTDTVHADYRSMAIRAAGAVGLDIAGIDIISPDVTVPFNPDKAVILEVNAAPGIRMHHYPSEGKSRDVGGAIMDYLFPSREEATIPVVAVTGTNGKTTTSRLVAHLLKKEGRRIGLTNSDGVWVDDQVLDTGDCSGPGSARRILTHPEVDLAVLETARGGMLREGLAFRYCDVGIVTNVSEDHLGLDGVETMDDLRKLKQLVAEVVLPEGTCILNADDEHCLQMAEHTNGRVVYFSLRADNAVVREAVKSGGEAWYLDEGWIVCARNGEAVRFLPAAHIPLTIKGLALHNIANVMAGLAAAHALGKTLAELRNQVITFFPSLKQNRGRFNVLEKDGRILVADYAHNVAGVEAMFTTIKGMEKKRVITVASAAGDRPDKAIVEMGTVIGRESDYFIVKEDHDLRGRPPEEAAALLTQGAHRGGLTGERIKQVLDEKKAFHQAWQMSMPGDILLMLHDSFRNFEDFLKEMNRNPGRLKKVD; encoded by the coding sequence ATGAAAATCAATCGGATCAAGTTCTGGACTGGCCCTAACCTGTACAGCTTTCGTCCCACGATTTGGGTAGAGCTCGATTTGGAGGAGCTGGAGGACAAGCCCTCTCATCTTCTGCCCGGATTTGTCGACCGCCTGCTTCACATCATGCCTACTCTGAAAACGCATACTTGTTCCTTGGGCTACCCGGGCGGTTTGGTGGAAAGGCTGCGGGAAGGGACCTGGATGGGTCATATCCTGGAGCACATGGCTCTCGAGATCCAGCACTTGGCCGGCATTCCGGTTAAGCGGGGGAAGACGGTCACGAGTGAACGGAAAGGGATTTATTTCGTTACCTTCGATTACAAGGAGAAGGAATCCGGTCTTCATGCCTTTCATGCGGCCTATGAGCTGGTGGAGGGGCTCCTCGAGGGGAAGGAAGACCTGGACGCCGCTCCTTATGTAACCAAGACAGCAGAGCTTTATTACGCCAACAAGCTTGGGCCGAGCACAGAGGCCATTTTCGAAGCGGCGAAGGCACGCAAAATTCCGGTGGAGCGCGTCGGCAAGGACAGCTTCCTCCGTCTCGGAACCGGCTCCCGACAAAAATATGTCCAAGCGACCGTCTCCAGCCAAACCTCCTATTTGGCGGTCGAGAACTCCTGCGACAAAGAGATGACGAAGCGGCTCCTCGAGGACGCGGGACTGCCGGTTCCCGAGGGCACGGTGGTCCGTTCTTCCCGGGAGCTGCCGCGTACAGCCGAATCGCTTGGTTTTCCTCTCGTGATAAAGCCGCTGAACGGGCGCCAGGGGCAAGGAGTCGTTACGAATATCCAGTCTCCGGAGCAGCTTCATTCGGCCTTCACTCAGGTAGGAGAGGAAGGCAGGGATTATATTGTGGAGAGATACTTCGCCGGGGAAGATTACCGGTTTGTGGTGGTAGGAGGCGAGTTGGTCGCGGCGAGCCTCCGGATTCCTCCGCGGGTCACCGGGGATGGAAAGAAGACGATTCGTGAGCTGATTGAAGAGGAGAACCTTAATCCCCTGCGGGGAGAATGCCACGAGAAGCCGATGACGCGAATCCCGCTTGACGAGAGAACGGAATGTTACCTGGCCAAAAACGGGCTGAGCCTGGAAGCCGTTCCAAGGAAAGGGGAAGAAATCGAGGTTCTCGGCAATGCCAACTTGTCGACAGGCGGCAAGGCGATCGATGTCACGGATACCGTGCACGCCGATTATCGCTCCATGGCGATTCGAGCGGCCGGTGCCGTGGGGCTGGATATTGCGGGAATCGATATCATCAGTCCCGATGTGACGGTTCCTTTCAATCCGGACAAAGCGGTTATCCTCGAGGTGAATGCAGCGCCGGGCATACGCATGCATCATTATCCATCCGAAGGCAAGAGCCGGGATGTGGGCGGAGCGATCATGGATTATCTGTTCCCTTCCCGGGAGGAGGCAACGATTCCGGTTGTCGCGGTGACGGGAACGAATGGGAAAACCACTACTTCCCGTCTTGTGGCTCATCTGTTAAAGAAGGAGGGCCGCCGGATCGGGCTGACGAATTCGGACGGGGTATGGGTGGACGATCAGGTGCTGGATACCGGGGATTGCAGCGGCCCGGGCAGCGCACGCCGCATCTTGACCCATCCCGAGGTGGATCTGGCCGTGCTGGAAACGGCACGCGGAGGCATGCTTCGGGAAGGTCTCGCTTTCCGCTATTGTGATGTGGGGATCGTTACCAACGTATCCGAGGATCATCTCGGCCTGGACGGCGTCGAAACGATGGATGACCTGCGCAAGCTGAAGCAGCTTGTTGCCGAGGTGGTCCTGCCGGAAGGAACCTGCATTCTCAATGCCGATGATGAGCATTGCCTGCAAATGGCGGAGCACACGAACGGCCGCGTGGTCTATTTCTCTCTCCGGGCGGATAACGCCGTTGTGCGGGAGGCCGTGAAATCAGGCGGAGAGGCCTGGTACCTGGACGAGGGGTGGATCGTTTGCGCCCGTAACGGCGAGGCCGTCCGCTTCCTGCCTGCCGCTCACATTCCCCTGACGATCAAGGGGCTGGCCCTTCATAACATCGCCAATGTTATGGCCGGACTCGCGGCCGCCCACGCGCTCGGCAAAACGCTGGCCGAGCTCCGCAACCAGGTCATTACCTTCTTCCCGTCTCTTAAACAGAACCGGGGAAGGTTCAATGTCCTGGAGAAGGACGGGCGGATTCTGGTGGCGGATTACGCCCATAATGTAGCGGGAGTAGAAGCCATGTTCACCACCATCAAAGGGATGGAGAAGAAAAGGGTGATCACCGTTGCCTCCGCTGCCGGAGACCGTCCGGATAAGGCGATTGTGGAGATGGGGACGGTCATTGGACGGGAATCGGATTATTTCATTGTGAAGGAAGACCATGACTTAAGAGGCCGTCCGCCCGAAGAGGCAGCGGCTCTGCTGACCCAGGGGGCTCACCGCGGCGGCTTGACCGGGGAACGAATCAAGCAGGTGCTGGACGAGAAGAAAGCCTTTCATCAAGCCTGGCAAATGTCTATGCCGGGTGACATCCTCCTGATGCTTCATGACTCGTTCCGGAACTTTGAGGACTTTCTGAAGGAAATGAACCGCAATCCGGGCCGTCTCAAGAAGGTCGATTAA